A stretch of the bacterium genome encodes the following:
- a CDS encoding ACT domain-containing protein, giving the protein MASHARAVSASQAVKAESRIVIAVIGKDRPGIMAGVTGVLANVDANILDVSQTIMSDLFTMVMLVDIKGIRVPFSKLKATLETYGGTSGLSIIVQHEELFRAMHRV; this is encoded by the coding sequence ATGGCGTCGCATGCGCGGGCGGTGTCGGCTTCGCAGGCGGTCAAGGCGGAAAGCCGAATTGTCATTGCGGTGATCGGCAAGGATCGGCCCGGGATTATGGCCGGGGTGACCGGGGTGCTGGCAAACGTCGATGCGAATATTCTGGATGTGAGCCAGACGATCATGAGCGACCTGTTCACGATGGTCATGTTGGTGGATATCAAGGGGATCCGGGTGCCCTTCTCAAAACTCAAGGCCACGCTGGAGACTTACGGGGGCACTTCCGGCCTTTCCATCATTGTGCAGCATGAAGAGCTGTTCCGGGCGATGCATCGCGTTTAA
- a CDS encoding branched-chain amino acid aminotransferase, with protein sequence MSAKIDFDKLSFSITPGEVMFISKCKSDGVWNQGDYLPYGDISISPAAGVLNYGQGLFEGLKAMRTKAGKVVLFRPAENGKRMAEGAHRVCMPAFPEDKFVEVICEIVRRNVDFVPPYGKGSLYIRPCLWGTGPVLGVSPAPEFTFMVYVSPVGQYFKTGFKPIKLEITRDFHRAAPKGTGGVKSIGNYAGAMLPAKITKAKGFNECIYLDARENKYIEEVGAANFFCVKGDTLLTPKLGSILPGITRKSVMQIAREVMGMKVVEKNVSVEETLASDEAFCSGTAAVISPIGSITYEAKETVYKHFEVGPVTQELYNHLTRIQLCEEEDRFGWIVTVM encoded by the coding sequence ATGTCAGCCAAAATTGATTTTGATAAATTGTCTTTTTCCATCACCCCCGGGGAGGTCATGTTCATCAGCAAATGCAAGTCTGATGGAGTATGGAATCAAGGTGATTATCTGCCGTACGGGGACATTTCAATCTCGCCTGCGGCGGGAGTACTCAATTACGGACAAGGGTTGTTCGAGGGATTGAAGGCGATGCGGACGAAAGCCGGGAAAGTGGTGTTGTTCCGTCCCGCGGAAAACGGCAAGCGCATGGCGGAAGGTGCGCACCGGGTCTGTATGCCGGCCTTTCCCGAGGACAAGTTTGTGGAGGTGATCTGCGAGATTGTCCGCCGTAATGTGGACTTTGTTCCTCCGTACGGCAAGGGCAGCCTCTATATCCGCCCCTGTCTCTGGGGGACGGGGCCGGTATTAGGGGTGTCGCCTGCACCGGAATTCACCTTCATGGTTTATGTCTCACCGGTGGGGCAGTATTTCAAGACGGGCTTCAAGCCGATCAAGCTTGAAATTACCCGCGACTTCCATCGTGCGGCACCGAAAGGCACCGGCGGGGTGAAGTCCATCGGGAATTATGCCGGGGCCATGTTGCCGGCCAAAATCACCAAGGCGAAAGGCTTCAATGAGTGTATTTATCTTGATGCCCGGGAGAATAAGTACATCGAGGAAGTCGGGGCGGCCAACTTCTTCTGCGTCAAAGGCGACACGTTGCTGACGCCTAAGCTGGGGTCGATCCTGCCCGGAATCACCCGTAAATCCGTCATGCAGATCGCGCGCGAGGTCATGGGAATGAAGGTGGTGGAGAAGAACGTGTCCGTGGAGGAAACGCTCGCCTCCGATGAGGCGTTTTGCTCCGGCACGGCCGCTGTGATCAGCCCTATCGGGTCAATCACCTATGAGGCCAAGGAGACGGTGTATAAGCATTTCGAAGTCGGGCCTGTCACTCAGGAGTTGTATAACCATCTCACCCGTATTCAGTTGTGCGAGGAAGAGGACCGGTTCGGCTGGATTGTTACGGTGATGTGA
- a CDS encoding 2-oxoacid:acceptor oxidoreductase family protein → MEHRCIFSGFGGQGVISLGALVANAGVVDHRQVTFFPSYGIAMRGGMASCTVIVSDKAIGSPIVNEPTVMMVMDEASYDCFQGRVAPGGWLVVNSSLVNKRSSRPDIKAVYINATGIAQHYGDGRMANMAMLGAVIKLTGMVSFGAVETAINNISSVKLSKLIGKNLQVMKQGFEEVKQGGS, encoded by the coding sequence ATGGAGCATCGATGCATATTTTCGGGATTTGGCGGGCAGGGGGTGATTTCACTGGGCGCGTTAGTGGCCAATGCCGGAGTGGTGGATCACCGGCAAGTCACGTTCTTTCCTTCGTACGGGATCGCCATGCGCGGCGGAATGGCATCGTGCACCGTGATTGTATCGGATAAAGCCATCGGGTCACCGATCGTGAATGAACCGACGGTGATGATGGTCATGGATGAGGCATCGTATGATTGCTTCCAGGGCAGGGTGGCGCCCGGCGGCTGGCTTGTTGTGAATTCGAGCCTGGTTAATAAGCGGAGTTCCCGGCCGGACATCAAGGCGGTGTATATTAATGCCACCGGTATTGCCCAGCATTACGGGGATGGCCGCATGGCCAATATGGCGATGCTGGGGGCTGTGATCAAATTGACCGGTATGGTGTCGTTTGGGGCCGTGGAAACGGCCATTAATAATATTTCTTCGGTCAAGCTCAGCAAGCTCATCGGGAAGAATTTGCAGGTCATGAAACAGGGGTTTGAAGAAGTAAAGCAGGGCGGGAGTTAA
- a CDS encoding thiamine pyrophosphate-dependent enzyme gives MKKVGGRSALWNDKPSPYCPGCGHGVVHRVICELIEEYQLADRCVFMAPVGCSILAYTFLDLDICQSAHGRTPAAATGIKRAHPDTFVLAYQGDGDLASIGTAEIIHAANRGENITTIFVNNAIYGMTGGQMAPTTLVGQKATTCPDGRDVSAGMGYPLKVCELLQSIGGVAYLARTTVHTPANVVKTKQAIKKAFDVQLNKQGFSLVEVLTSCPVNWGMTPLEALDFVDQNMVPQYPLGEYKVGGLSVTPTV, from the coding sequence ATGAAAAAAGTCGGCGGCCGATCCGCATTATGGAATGACAAGCCCTCCCCGTATTGCCCCGGGTGTGGCCATGGGGTGGTGCATCGGGTGATTTGCGAGCTGATTGAAGAATACCAGCTGGCAGATCGGTGCGTGTTTATGGCGCCCGTGGGCTGCTCCATTCTGGCTTATACGTTCCTGGATCTGGACATCTGCCAGTCCGCCCATGGCCGGACCCCTGCGGCGGCAACGGGCATCAAGCGCGCTCATCCGGACACCTTTGTCCTGGCCTATCAGGGGGACGGGGATCTGGCGTCCATCGGGACGGCTGAAATTATTCATGCGGCCAACCGGGGCGAGAATATCACCACTATATTTGTGAATAATGCCATTTACGGGATGACGGGCGGGCAGATGGCACCCACCACCCTGGTGGGGCAGAAGGCCACCACCTGCCCGGACGGGCGGGATGTCTCCGCCGGGATGGGCTATCCGCTCAAGGTGTGTGAGCTCCTGCAGAGTATCGGGGGGGTCGCCTACCTGGCGCGCACCACGGTGCACACGCCGGCCAATGTGGTCAAGACCAAGCAGGCCATCAAGAAGGCTTTTGATGTGCAACTGAATAAACAGGGATTTTCGCTGGTGGAAGTCCTCACGTCCTGTCCGGTCAACTGGGGGATGACGCCCTTGGAGGCGCTGGATTTCGTGGATCAGAATATGGTGCCGCAGTATCCCCTGGGCGAATATAAGGTTGGCGGCCTCAGTGTGACGCCGACGGTTTAG
- a CDS encoding 3-methyl-2-oxobutanoate dehydrogenase subunit VorB — MGERVLMKGNEAIGEAAIRAGVQSYFGYPITPQNELIAYMSAHMPALGRTFIQAESEVAAINMVYGSAAAGMRSMTSSSSPGMSLKQEGISYLVGAQLPAVIVNIMRGGPGLGNIAPSQADYFQACKGGGHGDYHLVVYAPASVQEAADLTAKAFDVADRYRNPVLILGDAVIGQMMEPVVLSDVTPQPPTKPWALGGPRHGRKSNLINSLSLAEGVVEEWNWIFKAKYEEMKKNELMVELLDCEDADLILVAYGTTSRICRDVLKQARAKGLRVGLIRPITLWPFPYKAMARLAKQTREFLVVEMSHGQMIEDVKLAGLGEAALHFHGRPGGGIPRECDIMEIIHHVLVNKRVGTVTTRGSVIDWEIS; from the coding sequence ATGGGCGAACGAGTCTTAATGAAGGGGAATGAAGCGATTGGAGAAGCGGCAATTCGCGCCGGGGTGCAGTCTTATTTCGGCTATCCGATTACGCCGCAAAATGAACTGATTGCCTATATGTCTGCCCATATGCCGGCCCTGGGCCGGACGTTTATTCAGGCGGAGAGTGAAGTGGCGGCGATTAACATGGTCTATGGCTCTGCGGCGGCGGGCATGCGGAGCATGACGAGTTCGTCGAGCCCGGGCATGTCGCTCAAGCAGGAGGGAATCTCCTATCTGGTAGGGGCCCAGCTCCCCGCAGTGATCGTGAATATTATGCGGGGCGGGCCCGGTCTCGGCAATATTGCGCCCTCCCAGGCGGATTACTTCCAGGCCTGCAAAGGAGGCGGACATGGCGACTATCATCTGGTGGTTTATGCCCCGGCCAGCGTCCAGGAGGCCGCTGATTTGACGGCCAAAGCCTTTGATGTGGCCGATCGCTACCGTAATCCCGTCCTGATCCTGGGCGATGCCGTGATCGGGCAGATGATGGAGCCGGTGGTATTGAGTGACGTGACGCCCCAGCCGCCCACCAAACCCTGGGCGCTGGGCGGGCCCCGCCATGGGCGCAAATCGAACTTGATCAACTCCCTTTCCCTGGCGGAGGGGGTCGTTGAAGAGTGGAACTGGATTTTCAAAGCCAAGTATGAGGAGATGAAGAAAAATGAACTCATGGTCGAACTGCTCGACTGCGAGGATGCGGACCTGATTCTGGTCGCCTATGGTACGACCTCCCGCATCTGCCGGGATGTGTTGAAGCAGGCGCGGGCCAAAGGCCTGCGGGTGGGATTGATCCGTCCGATCACCCTCTGGCCGTTCCCCTATAAGGCGATGGCCCGGCTGGCAAAGCAAACGCGCGAATTTCTGGTGGTCGAGATGAGTCACGGGCAGATGATTGAAGATGTCAAGTTGGCCGGGTTGGGTGAGGCGGCGCTCCATTTCCATGGACGCCCGGGGGGCGGGATTCCGAGGGAATGCGATATCATGGAAATCATCCACCATGTGCTGGTGAACAAGCGAGTGGGCACGGTCACGACACGGGGCTCTGTGATCGACTGGGAAATTTCCTGA
- a CDS encoding ferredoxin family protein yields the protein MAKGKIEIDVDLCKGCGLCVRACPSDVIQISEQGQTNKYGYRYMTAARPPQCTGCGMCRLMCPDSAITVWRATTTKPKG from the coding sequence ATGGCTAAAGGGAAAATCGAAATAGATGTAGATCTGTGCAAGGGGTGTGGCCTTTGTGTCAGAGCCTGTCCGTCCGATGTGATCCAGATTTCCGAACAGGGACAGACCAACAAATATGGCTACCGTTATATGACGGCCGCCCGTCCCCCGCAGTGTACGGGGTGCGGGATGTGCCGGCTCATGTGCCCTGACAGTGCCATTACGGTCTGGCGTGCCACCACCACGAAGCCGAAAGGGTAA
- a CDS encoding prenyltransferase/squalene oxidase repeat-containing protein → MKYQTLSVYLVASCLLTSAFAVSETVTLVSKQPTGGKIDISTAKEAEAALNRGLDWLAAQQKEDGSWSEASFPALTALPLWAFSMSTHPKKAEVIAKATKFILSNVQPDGGIYRKIPGKGGGLSNYNTALCMIALHSLNDPQYTPVVLKARKFVAAGQHFGNDLYEGGMGYDRETGRDYTDLSDSVIAYESMRLTQNAEDLRDKSEAHVDLDWAAAVRFLDRVQNKATAGTENAGGFAYRPDDSKAGTTTNKEGVVVFRSYGSMTYAGLLSLIYADVNKNDPRVQSAFDWAAKHWTLNENPGMGDQGLYYFYSVLSKALAAYGHDRIPANDQSQILWRDALAKKLVNLQKVDSKTGQGYWVNSNNRFWEANDVLVTSYTLLALEVAIGK, encoded by the coding sequence ATGAAATATCAGACCTTAAGCGTTTATCTGGTTGCATCCTGCCTCCTCACCTCAGCGTTCGCGGTTTCCGAGACGGTCACACTGGTCTCCAAACAGCCGACCGGCGGCAAAATCGACATTTCCACGGCCAAAGAAGCCGAAGCCGCCCTCAACCGGGGACTCGACTGGCTGGCCGCCCAGCAGAAGGAGGACGGATCCTGGTCTGAAGCGAGTTTCCCCGCTCTGACGGCACTCCCGCTCTGGGCCTTCAGCATGAGTACCCACCCCAAAAAAGCCGAGGTCATCGCCAAGGCCACCAAATTCATTTTGAGCAACGTGCAACCTGATGGCGGGATTTATCGCAAAATTCCCGGCAAGGGCGGCGGACTCAGCAACTATAATACGGCCCTCTGCATGATTGCCCTCCACTCATTAAATGACCCGCAATATACCCCCGTGGTCCTCAAGGCCCGGAAATTTGTGGCCGCAGGCCAGCATTTCGGCAATGACCTTTATGAAGGTGGCATGGGCTATGACCGGGAAACCGGCCGTGACTATACCGATTTAAGCGATTCCGTCATTGCCTACGAATCGATGCGCCTGACCCAAAACGCTGAAGACCTTCGCGATAAATCGGAAGCCCATGTCGATCTGGATTGGGCCGCCGCCGTGCGGTTCCTTGACCGTGTTCAAAACAAGGCCACCGCAGGCACTGAGAATGCCGGAGGCTTCGCCTACCGTCCCGATGACAGCAAGGCGGGCACCACCACCAACAAAGAGGGCGTCGTCGTGTTCCGCTCGTATGGCAGCATGACCTACGCCGGACTGCTCAGCCTGATCTATGCCGACGTGAATAAGAATGATCCCCGGGTTCAATCCGCCTTTGACTGGGCCGCCAAACACTGGACCCTGAACGAAAACCCGGGCATGGGCGACCAGGGACTCTATTACTTCTACAGCGTCCTCAGCAAGGCGCTGGCCGCCTATGGCCACGACCGTATTCCCGCCAATGATCAAAGCCAGATCCTGTGGCGTGACGCCCTGGCCAAGAAACTGGTCAACCTTCAGAAAGTGGATTCAAAAACCGGCCAGGGCTACTGGGTCAACAGCAACAACCGCTTCTGGGAGGCCAATGATGTCCTGGTGACCTCCTACACGCTGCTGGCGCTCGAAGTGGCGATTGGGAAATAA